In Prescottella soli, a genomic segment contains:
- a CDS encoding YybH family protein, which produces MSKLQLEKAMTPEDLTRLFVERSNAGDADGVAALYEEDAVMAYPPGSLTVGRAAIRDLWAHVLSHAPRFEPEPPLPTLVSGDLALTSTPPRDGAGARAQVVRRQPDGSWLRVLDQPEFVTPGDDR; this is translated from the coding sequence ATGTCGAAGTTGCAGCTCGAGAAGGCCATGACCCCGGAGGATCTCACTCGGCTGTTCGTCGAGCGGTCGAACGCCGGCGACGCGGACGGTGTCGCCGCGCTGTACGAGGAGGACGCGGTGATGGCGTATCCGCCCGGGTCGCTCACGGTCGGCCGCGCGGCGATCCGAGACCTGTGGGCGCACGTGCTGAGCCATGCGCCGCGCTTCGAACCCGAACCCCCGCTCCCGACGCTGGTGAGCGGCGACCTCGCGCTGACGTCGACGCCGCCGCGGGACGGTGCGGGTGCCCGCGCGCAGGTGGTCCGACGCCAGCCGGACGGAAGCTGGCTGCGCGTGCTGGATCAGCCCGAGTTCGTCACACCCGGCGACGACCGCTAG
- a CDS encoding pentapeptide repeat-containing protein, which produces MSDIQPDPAADDTEFEREDFSDACFAGETWRRRTYTGCDFRDADLSGLVTENVTFTGCDFTGADLTGSRHSGTAFRNCHFEYTRMWDSTFQHSSFMGSVIRESRIRPLTLEEVDFTLASLGEVDLRGVDLSGCRLREANLVGADLRKAILRGADLTGARTADLRLDDADLEGARVDPSLWTSAKLTGAAIELTQAVSFAAAHGLRVGVSD; this is translated from the coding sequence GTGAGTGACATCCAGCCCGACCCGGCCGCCGACGACACCGAGTTCGAGCGCGAGGACTTCTCCGACGCGTGCTTCGCCGGTGAGACCTGGCGCCGCCGCACCTACACCGGGTGCGACTTCCGGGACGCGGACCTGTCCGGACTCGTCACCGAGAACGTCACCTTCACCGGCTGCGACTTCACCGGCGCCGACCTCACCGGATCGCGGCACAGCGGCACCGCATTCCGGAACTGCCACTTCGAGTACACCCGCATGTGGGACAGCACGTTCCAGCACTCGAGCTTCATGGGATCGGTGATCCGGGAATCCCGGATCCGCCCACTCACGCTCGAGGAGGTGGACTTCACGCTCGCATCGCTCGGGGAGGTCGACCTCCGCGGCGTCGACCTGTCCGGGTGCCGGCTGCGCGAAGCCAACCTCGTCGGCGCCGATCTGCGCAAGGCGATCCTGCGCGGCGCCGACCTGACGGGCGCCCGCACCGCCGACCTGCGCCTCGACGACGCAGACCTCGAAGGCGCCCGCGTCGACCCGTCCCTGTGGACGTCCGCGAAGCTCACCGGCGCCGCCATCGAACTGACCCAGGCCGTCAGTTTCGCTGCCGCACACGGGTTGCGCGTCGGGGTCAGCGACTAG
- a CDS encoding DUF6286 domain-containing Asp23/Gls24 family envelope stress response protein produces MAEFDSATASPDTTDEPGSRGRLIIKDRAIAKIATTAALQVPGVVQQGGGLTRFTGRDLPRADVSTGARSVAVSLYLGVRWPCDVAELTRRVHREVGDQVENLTGMPLHQLGVLVAGTDCAAPGDAGECPTPVPAPTLIPPRTPTAAPAAVPAAIAISVGLLALAGVAARELLIARGAISGAPWLRNTFEWVGRLHWEQWLVPASLAALVLGILLVLLALAPRTRTHVPARIGAEAPAVWLRPVDVARMCSARAGTVAGVHTARTTVDRRRATVHVVAAPDRPTDELRGAVTDAVREQLAVLERPPKLRVRVRRARGES; encoded by the coding sequence GTGGCTGAGTTCGACTCCGCCACCGCGTCGCCCGACACGACCGACGAACCAGGCTCGCGCGGACGCCTGATCATCAAGGACCGGGCGATCGCGAAGATCGCGACCACCGCAGCACTCCAGGTTCCCGGCGTCGTGCAACAGGGCGGCGGGCTCACCCGGTTCACCGGCCGCGATCTTCCCCGCGCGGACGTCTCCACCGGCGCCCGATCGGTCGCGGTGAGCCTCTATCTCGGGGTGCGCTGGCCGTGCGACGTCGCCGAACTGACCCGGCGGGTCCACCGCGAGGTCGGTGATCAGGTCGAGAACCTCACCGGCATGCCGCTGCACCAACTCGGGGTGCTCGTCGCCGGCACCGACTGCGCGGCGCCGGGGGACGCCGGCGAGTGCCCCACGCCCGTGCCCGCGCCGACCCTCATTCCTCCCCGCACACCGACGGCGGCGCCCGCAGCGGTGCCGGCGGCCATCGCGATCTCCGTCGGACTGCTCGCGCTGGCCGGGGTCGCGGCCCGGGAACTACTCATCGCGCGCGGGGCGATTTCGGGTGCGCCGTGGCTGCGGAACACCTTCGAGTGGGTCGGGCGTCTGCACTGGGAGCAGTGGCTCGTCCCCGCGTCGCTCGCCGCCCTCGTCCTCGGGATCCTGTTGGTGCTCCTGGCCCTCGCACCGCGCACCCGCACGCACGTGCCCGCGCGGATCGGCGCCGAGGCGCCCGCCGTCTGGCTGCGACCGGTCGACGTCGCCCGGATGTGTAGTGCCCGCGCCGGAACGGTGGCCGGGGTGCACACCGCGCGCACGACGGTGGACCGTCGCCGCGCGACGGTCCACGTGGTCGCCGCGCCCGACCGCCCGACCGACGAACTACGCGGCGCCGTGACGGACGCGGTCCGAGAGCAACTGGCGGTACTCGAGCGGCCGCCCAAACTGCGGGTGCGGGTCCGCCGCGCGCGGGGCGAGTCGTGA
- a CDS encoding DUF2273 domain-containing protein: protein MTSTSMGLIAGLLLALAGILGGFSGFVFAVLLGAVGMAIGAHRDGHLDLGALLRSRGRG from the coding sequence ATGACCAGCACGAGTATGGGACTGATCGCGGGACTGCTCCTCGCGCTCGCCGGAATCCTCGGCGGCTTCAGCGGTTTCGTCTTCGCGGTGCTCCTGGGCGCGGTCGGGATGGCGATCGGCGCCCACCGCGACGGCCACCTGGACCTCGGCGCCCTGCTCCGGTCCCGCGGCCGTGGCTGA